GCCACTCCCAGGTGGAGCGCTTCAACCGCCTCGTCCAGATCAACCTGGTAGGCACCTTCCGCTGCATTGCCAAGTCGGCTGCGGGCATGCTGGCGCTCGATCCGCTGGCCGACGGCGACCGTGGCGTCATCGTCAACACCGCCTCGACCGCTGCGGTGGACGGCCAAGCCGGGCAGGCCAGCTACGCGGCCAGCAAGGCCGGCGTCATGGGCATGACGCTGCCCATCGCGCGCGACCTGATGGACGAAGGCATCCGCGTCAACACCATCCTGCCGGGCCTCTTCGGCACGCCCCTGGTGCAAGGCCTGCCCGAGAACGTCCAGCAGGCGCTGGCGGCCACCGTGCCGTGCCCCAAGCGTATGGGCGAGCCCTATGAGTATGCGCAGGCCGTGGAATTCCTGGTCCTCTGCGGCTACATGAACGCCGAATCCATCCGCGTGGACGGCGCCCTGCGCATGGCGCCGCGCTGATTTCAGCGCAATGACGGGCTGGAGTCTTCTCTTCGTGAAACTGTATGGACCGGGGACATAGGTAACAGGTGTGCCAAGACATGGGTAACACCTCAGAGGCAAGTATCGCCAGCCTGCTCACGCAAGTCGATCTGCATGAAGCGCTGATGGCAGAAGTACACATCGTGCAACCCATCGACCTGGGTATTGGCCCGATGGGTAAGCGGTGCAGTGCGCTGGACACGCGCAACCTGCGGCCTTTGAAGTGGATGAAGCCGTTCCAGCCCACGGTGAGCACGCAATCCGTGGACGGATACTCGATGGGTGCGGGCTGCTCGCGATAGGGCAAAGGTCTGGGCCGGTAGCGCTGCACGGGCGTTTGCAGCTTCAGCGCCTCGTGCGGGCGCTCGCAGTTGTAGCTGGGGCGCCAGGCATCGAAGGCGCGCTGCACCGCTGCGTGGTCGGCAAAGTGGCGCCCAGCCAGCACCTCGATATCCAGCGTGCGGTGAAAGCGCTCGAGCTTGCCATTGGTCTGCGGATGGTAGGGCGCACTGAAGCTCACGCGCACCCCCTGGCGGATCAGCCATACGGCCAGCTCGCTCAGGCTGTGTCTGCCTGAACTGGGGCTGCCCCAGGGCGCGCCGTTGTCGGCATTCATGCGCAGCGGCAGGCCGTAGCGGCGGAACACCCCCGTGAGCCGCTCGCGCACACACGCTGCGCGGGTGCTGGCCTGGGCACTGAGCAACAGGTTGAAGCGTGAATGGTCATCCAGCAGCGTGAGCGCATGGCAGCGCCCGGCCAGGGTGGGGAAGTCTCCCTTGAAGTCGATCTGCCACAGGCTGTTGGGTGCCTCGTGCTCGAAACGCTGCCAGGCTTGGGCAGCCTTGCGGGCACCGGCTGCAATCAGTCCGTGGCGGTGCAGGATATGGGTGACGGTGCTGGGCGCGACAGTGGCCCGGCCCAGCTCGTGCAGGCGCGCGGCGATCTTGCGGCCACCCCAGGCCGGATGCTGCTGGCGCTGCGCCAGCACCGCCTGCTCGGTAGCGTCGCCGCTTCGCGTGGGACTGCTCAGTGGCCTGCGGCTGCGATCGTGCAGGGCGCTCGCATCACCGTCGGCCGCTTTGAAGCGGGACAACCACTTGTAGCCCGTCTTGGGGCTGATGCCGAAATGGCGGCACAAGGCACGCACATTGGCATCGTCCTGGCCCGCCAGGTGCACG
This region of Alicycliphilus denitrificans K601 genomic DNA includes:
- a CDS encoding SDR family NAD(P)-dependent oxidoreductase produces the protein MQLNSDIAAVITGGASGLGAATARRLAGHGVKVAIFDMNEALGQALSSELGGVYCNVDVTSEEQVDAAFARSRAAVGQERILVNCAGTADAVKTVGRDRKTGEIRHSQVERFNRLVQINLVGTFRCIAKSAAGMLALDPLADGDRGVIVNTASTAAVDGQAGQASYAASKAGVMGMTLPIARDLMDEGIRVNTILPGLFGTPLVQGLPENVQQALAATVPCPKRMGEPYEYAQAVEFLVLCGYMNAESIRVDGALRMAPR